The stretch of DNA TGGATTTTCCTGGGCTGATGAGTGTAGCACAAGAAAATAATCTCATGTGTTTGGAAGTATCTGGGGAAACTAAAAACTAAATCAGCAGTAGAGAGAGCAAAAGTAGAAGCAGGGAAACACACTATGTGAATGAGTGCAGAGATGCGACTGCAGGTGCCTAAGAAGCTCCTGATGGTGCCTTCCATGCCCTGGCTTCTGAGTGCTGGGGAACAGAAGCAGTGACTGGGATGGAAATGTTTGCTGGATGAACATAGAGGAGTCAGAATTGAATAATCCCACAGGGAAAGCCAGCATGTCGGTACTCACATGGCTGTCTAGATGAATATATATTCCTGTGAGGGGCATACACTAGATGTCAGGGTGCCCTGACAATATGTAAGAATCAAGGATGGGACAGGAGGAGCAGCCAGATCCACCATGCTATGATCACCAGATCACCGAGCAGGCTGTGAGAAGGACCCGAGTTTCTCTGCATCAGAACCAATACCGTAAGGCCCTCTGACACCAATAGCAAAAAAACAATCTAAGAAAAAGCAGGGGTGAGGGCAGGGATGCAGCAAACCAATCCTCCATATGCAAAGCTGACATTCTACACagttccaagctgctccacttcccatccagctccctacttatgccccAGGAGAGTACTGCTTAGGAGTATCCACCCATGGGGCagacctgggaagaagctccttgttcccacCTTTGgaccagctattgcagccatgtggggagtgaaccagcagatggaggatctctctctgtcgatcctcctctctaactctttctttccaatgaaagtaagttgaaaggaaaaagaaaggaagacgtAGGGTCTGCAGCCCTTATAGCCATTGGAGATCAACTGCAGAGTAGAACtcaagggaagtacaaattatgGAACTGAGTACAAATTATGGAACAGGGATTTCTGGCTGCAGGAAGACTATCTTGCAGAACAGCAGGAGACACTGCTGCTTGGGGTCTGGAAAAGAGAAGCTCTGGGGAAGAAAGCATGACTGGTGAAAAGACCAggggaagagaagaaaacaagGGGGTAGTACAAGCAACCCAGGGGCACTGCATTCTTCCCCAAGTCTGTGCACTGATTCACCCCAGTCCCAGAGCAAGAACGGAGACCTGAGCTGCAGCACAAAGCAAGCTAGGCAGCTCTTGCGGGGATGAGGCCACACAGAGCAGGACCGCCCAGTCCCGCAGCagccctgggatcctggcactggtcCTGGACGTGGACCCCTGATAATAGGGAACCCAGAAGAGCAACACACACTCCAAATAATGCTCTACAGCTAGCACTGAGTTCCAGAAAGAATTAGCATTTTGGCACAGACCTGTGTGATACACAATAAATGCTTGACCAAGATAataaaagggaggggagggggaagatggCCCCCTGGATTTCCTGAAATGAACCAAGGAGGTCTGCTCTCATCATTACAATTTAACAACTTGCTATAAACATTCTTATCCATGGGGGTGAAAGACAATGGGCATGGCTGCTACAAAGGAACCAAAAGCAGAGGTAAGGGGGACATCTCATGGAAGCTTACcttaaaaaagggggaaaaaaagagagagagaactagtaAGTTTCTGGAATAAATCAGCAGGCTCAAGAATGTGGCCCAACCCAAGGCAGTTGTTTCAGACTGCCTTAACTTCCTGATATATTGGCAACAATCAACTATATAATGAAAATTTGTTACAGATAATCTTACAAATCAGTAAAGCTatggaacaaaaaaaaaccctttttaaaataaaggatgaTGAGAGGTACAAAAGAAGATGAGTAAATATTGAGCAATTTTAGGGTGCTTCCAATTAAAATGTCAATAGTATTTGTTTTGAATCCTGACAGTCATCTCTCAAGATTTTCTGAAAGAAGAGATGAAGAAAACTATACAGTAATGAGCAAAGATATGCCTGGCTAGATATTAAAAACACAATACTGTAAAAgtacattaaaatgttaaaacagtTGAAAGcgtgaaagaaacaaacaaattcaGTATATCTGAAGAATAAGCCTCAGGATATGTAAAAACTTAATATAAAGTAACAAATATTCAAATCATCAAAGGAAGGAAGCATTCAATCAATGTTAAGCAAAATAGGTACATGGAAATTATagcatttggcaaaaaaaaatacatttcatatgGATTAAGCATTACCTGCAGATAATGTGCAACGAGAAGGGTTGTTGTAAAACACAAACCCAAACTGACGACCACGTCAAGTAACAAAACTTAAGCCAGATTGCTTTTGCCTCTTTTGCCCACCAGATGGGGCTTCTCACTCCCTAAACTCCAAGCTCAGCAAGGAGCAGCAGCCTGAACCCCCCAGCCAAAGCCATCTTGCCAGGCTGTTCCGAAGGGGTTGTGGGAGAGGGGGTCAACTTACACAGCTGGAGGTCTCGTTGAGCTCCAGGCAGATGGCTTGAGTCAGTCTCACTTCTCTGATTCCAGAACACCTGATTTCTCCCTgtgtaacaacaaaaacaaaaacaaaacaaactaaatcAGCCAAAATCTGTGCCCTTCATTTTCCCCTCATTCCTTTCCGGTTTGATTTTCATGAGGGACTCTCTAGGAGTttcaagaaaaaggaaatttaaaatgtgtgtgttgaggggtggTGAGGACTAGCAATTTGTCACACAGCCTAAATGTTCCCAATCTGAAAACTCTGAAATCTAAATTGCCACCAAAAACAATCTCTGAATCCCTACCTAACACCACAAATGGAGACACCCTGAAGTTTTGTTTTATACAGAAGATTTTTAAGAACATTGTACAAAATTACCTTCAGGCTAGGTGTATAAGGTATATTATTCAGCATAAATGCATTTCCTGTTAAGATTTGGGTCCCATTCCCAAGATAACTCATtatgtatatgaaaatatttcaaagtccCCTGCCCTAAAAATCCAAACTCTGAACACCAAATGCATTTTAGATGGATGAGGGGGCGCCCCCTCCTGTGACTATTCTGTCCCTGCTCTTCCATCTCTTGTCCCCACTAGGCCATCAGGCCTTCCTTCCTTACTTACTAGCCAGGACTTGCAGCAAATAGCTACTTGCAACCTTGGTAAACACTGGCTTGGAATGTGCAGAAAAGAGAGGGCAGACTTTTTTCTCATGGGCTGTTCTCCCCCAGTCAAGTACACACTTGCTTTGTTGGAAGGTCATAGGGCAGATAGACGAAGGGGTGGTCAGACAGATCCGTATGACTCCCGTTTTCCTCTTGGCCCCTAGGATGCTCCAGACCCCTTTATCTGGCTGCTGTGAAAACTGAAACTAAGCACGCACCTCGAGCCTTTCCTGTCTCCACGCCCTATTCTCTGCCCTTCGTGTTGAAAGCTGTTGACAGCCAGAGGCCCCAAAGCCAAGAAGGGCAGGCTAAGCTCACCATCCCTGATCTACACAGTTCCTCCCAGCACCAGTGACCTCCTCGCTGCCTCTCTGGCCGTGTACAACCACTGAACTATCACACAACGGACATATTATGTGTCCTAAGCCTTGGGGTGAAGCGATACCATTCAACGGGAGATGATTTCTAAATATTCCCAGTGGAGAAGAGTACCCTGGTAAAGTCATGTCAACAGGTACTTGAATGACTCACAGAAGGCTGGACCTCTGAGAATTTGCTTTACTACCCACTCCCTGAAAATATTATGGTCAAAGCACAGAGCGAGCATCCCTTTCTTCCCCTCTGTCACTCTCAGTCCCAGTGACCCTGCCTATTTCcatgcaaatggccacaagagccaaatCCCATTGGCTGCAATGAGAGACATAGGGAGAAGGGAGAACTTATGTGCAAATAAATGAAGTGAGGGGGACGGTCAGTGCTTTGCAGCCCAACTCACCTTGATAGTACTTGGGGTAGCAGCAGATGACACATAGGGCATAGCAGTATATGTCACATAGCTGGTGCTATTGAGTGAGAGATCTGAAATATTTCCAGGTGATGTGTTGGGCACCACGGTTGGCTCTGAAGTGGAAAAGATGACTGAAGAGGTGGGCACTGTGATGCCTAGAGAGGTCTGTGACAGCGTAGATGTGTTTGTGGTTCCAGGGCTTGGGGGGACCCCAGAGGTAGATGTCAAGTTGACTGTAGTTTCTGGAACAGATCGAAATAACAGATGTGCATGTATGCAAGTGCATAATACccactctatctatctatctatcaatctatcAAATATCTATCTTCTATCTCAGCTCATGACATAAGCTTGGATTTTGACACCGAACAGTGAGTTTGGGGAGGTAACTATGGCATCATGTCCAAGCCATGACCAAACTTATTTCAAGTCAACTATAAACCATAGAACAATCTAGAATGTATTAGAAGTGCTCCCTGGATTCTGAAACTGAACCAGATGCTGGTCTACCCTAAATAGCAACCAAAGACTCCTAATAAGAACCTGTATCCAGCATCTTTCAGAGAGATCAGAGATCTCTCCAGAGCCCTCATCTGATCTTCACATAGCCATCAAGCTGATTTCAGAGAAAAGAAGGGGCACTAGGAACACCAACTGCTAAGACatcagcctgagaaagcactgcaGGAAAAATCGTCCAGAACCTACTTCAAGTTGCCCTAAGCATCATGCTCAAACCATTGAAACAGCAGGAATAGTCTGCAAGCATCCGAGATGCAGCACCTCCCTGGGTCCTCAATAATCACCCTCTTTACCTGAGATGATTGCTGTGGTCTCACTGACATCCTGAgagacagggctggggctggcacttCCAGGGGTACTTGGCCCGCTGATTTCCTGGAAGGATACACTCGAAGTAACCGCTGAAAATGTTCCCAGGGCAGATGACTCCAGGGTAGTTCTAGTAAAGTTGTCTTCACTCGTGACCACAGAGGCTAAgggaaaataaggaagaaaatgcaGATCCTGAACCTCCCTGGATGGAGCCTCGTGGCATGTCCTGGCTCAACTTC from Ochotona princeps isolate mOchPri1 chromosome 10, mOchPri1.hap1, whole genome shotgun sequence encodes:
- the CD34 gene encoding hematopoietic progenitor cell antigen CD34 isoform X2, which codes for MLVRRGARAGTGMPRGWTALCLLSLLTSVVTSEDNFTRTTLESSALGTFSAVTSSVSFQEISGPSTPGSASPSPVSQDVSETTAIISETTVNLTSTSGVPPSPGTTNTSTLSQTSLGITVPTSSVIFSTSEPTVVPNTSPGNISDLSLNSTSYVTYTAMPYVSSAATPSTIKGEIRCSGIREVRLTQAICLELNETSSCEEFKKDKGEELTQVLCEKEQADLEAGARVCSLLLAQSEIRSQCLLLVLANSTELSSMLQFMKTHQSDLKKLGIQNFTEQDVASHQSYSRKTLIALVTSGVLLAVLGTTGYFLMNRRSWSPTGERLELEP